GAACAAAACCTATGTCCATACACAAAGTTTCACAAAACTTTCGAATTGTTGGCAGGTTTCCAACAACGAAAAAGGAACAAATTCCAATCGTTGTGTTGTTTTAAGGAAAGTTTTATAAGTCTAACTAGTATGAAACAAATTCGAAATCTTTTCATACTTTCTCTTTTGGTATTCCTTGGGTCTGTCGGCGGTATTGGCTTTTTCGCTACCTTGGCTGCTGATCCCTTGGATTCTCATCCCATCGAAATTTCGATCAAACAGAAATCTCCGGGTAAGTATGAGTTGGAAATGTTTTTACCGAAAGACTTTGGATTTCAGATGGAAGCTCCTCACCGAATTTTTTTGTCGGGTAATGATGGACTCAAAGTTTTAAATGCGGACCTAAAACTAAAAGGACCAGTGCATCCTAAAAAACCGGAATACTTCGAATACGTAAAACCCTTAACCTTCCAAGTGGAAGGAAAAGGGAAATTGCAGGTGGATGCAAAATTGTTTTATTGTAATTTTGTGAAAAACATTTGTATACCGGCTAAAGTGAACAAATCGTTT
This genomic window from Leptospira bandrabouensis contains:
- the mpl17 gene encoding cell surface protein MPL17 — protein: MKQIRNLFILSLLVFLGSVGGIGFFATLAADPLDSHPIEISIKQKSPGKYELEMFLPKDFGFQMEAPHRIFLSGNDGLKVLNADLKLKGPVHPKKPEYFEYVKPLTFQVEGKGKLQVDAKLFYCNFVKNICIPAKVNKSFSI